Proteins encoded within one genomic window of Bacteroides sedimenti:
- a CDS encoding DEAD/DEAH box helicase produces MSKLIVGLTRHLSLGTLLIPYLVKKESEEIILVEEQATSASLSDESLNEAEKEIIRLSLCYSEKALMQVYSKEKTVSAFLRKLTEERLKEIIRSYIDKKMMEIIQLVRIHKIPLYQKESGKKTLYSHSRITLLNNDAEVFFHFDMDDHHFRYSITCTANGRPVVLKEKKPVIILASHPAAILAKDELMVFKGIEASRLLPFFNKDWVEVPVSMAEKYIEQIVKPALEYFEVKATGLDIKQLPVYNKAELSIEKSILEQPLLKLCFRYNEYNFPPEEEIRKKYVSIEHIENHFEIRYFTRDYLWEKECVEQLKSCKLKQINANQFMLSEDATEKSLIQWIGNHKELLQRNFELNQSGSCSSYYLGEITMKQEISVQPDWFDIQIMVQIGNYRFPFIYFKRNIIKGIREFILPDNSIALLPEEWFEKYNDLMALGSKQKDSIRLQKVHFKVVDELESGEYNKDIEELLKGFHEKKEYSVPPRIKATLRSYQKEGFSWMVHLRENNFGGCLADDMGLGKTLQTITALQHLYNPLDINTKEIITSYDTHKGDATGQLSLFGEDENRELTASGTILSPESENPLTPQGINFAEQLSASLVVVPTSLLPNWIKEIRKFSSLSTYEYSGTGRIRSKGIKRIFNHYNVVLTTYGVLRNDIELLKDYPFEYVILDESQTIKNPDSVTYKSAISLNANHRLVLTGTPIENSLKDLWAQFNFINPGMLGSAENFRNHFITPITKEGNTRMESRLQELIRPFFLRRTKEQVAPELPSLTEEVRYCEMSPEQEMIYKKEKNILRNTLMEIDSKEGLQKNSFVALQGMTRLRLMANHPRMLSPDYTFSSGKMEQILEDYEMLMSEGHKVLIFSSFVKYLHLLGEVFDKKGWRYALLTGQTTDREKEIARFSNEKDIYAFFISLKAGGVGLNLTEADYVFIIDPWWNPAAEMQAVSRAHRIGQTKQVMVYRFITINTIEEKITRLQEKKSKLAGSFITSNNPLKTFDEKEWKEFIALF; encoded by the coding sequence ATGTCAAAATTAATCGTAGGACTTACCCGCCATCTCAGTTTAGGTACTCTTCTTATACCTTATTTGGTCAAAAAAGAATCCGAAGAGATTATACTGGTGGAAGAACAAGCTACCTCCGCTTCTCTTTCTGATGAATCGCTTAACGAAGCTGAGAAAGAGATTATCCGGCTATCGCTCTGTTATTCGGAAAAAGCTTTGATGCAGGTATATTCAAAAGAGAAAACTGTATCAGCATTTCTTCGTAAACTGACAGAGGAGAGATTAAAAGAGATCATTCGTTCTTATATTGATAAAAAAATGATGGAAATCATTCAACTGGTTCGTATACATAAGATTCCACTGTATCAAAAAGAATCAGGAAAGAAAACACTGTACAGCCACAGCCGTATAACGTTATTAAACAACGATGCTGAAGTGTTTTTTCATTTCGACATGGATGATCATCATTTCAGATATTCAATAACCTGCACTGCTAATGGAAGGCCTGTGGTTCTGAAAGAGAAAAAACCGGTTATCATCCTTGCCTCACATCCTGCAGCAATTCTGGCCAAAGATGAACTGATGGTATTTAAAGGTATTGAAGCCTCACGACTGCTGCCTTTTTTCAACAAAGATTGGGTCGAGGTTCCTGTCTCGATGGCAGAAAAGTACATAGAGCAAATTGTAAAACCCGCCTTGGAATATTTTGAGGTAAAAGCAACAGGACTTGATATCAAACAGCTGCCAGTTTATAATAAAGCCGAACTCTCCATTGAGAAATCGATTCTGGAGCAACCTTTGCTTAAACTCTGTTTCCGATACAATGAATATAACTTTCCTCCTGAAGAAGAAATCAGGAAAAAGTACGTCAGTATAGAGCATATTGAGAATCATTTTGAAATAAGATATTTTACTCGGGACTATCTGTGGGAAAAAGAGTGTGTTGAACAACTGAAGAGCTGTAAACTGAAACAGATTAATGCCAACCAATTCATGTTATCAGAGGATGCAACGGAAAAGAGCCTGATACAATGGATTGGAAATCATAAAGAGCTGCTGCAACGGAACTTTGAGTTAAACCAAAGTGGATCTTGTTCAAGTTACTACTTGGGCGAGATTACAATGAAACAGGAAATAAGCGTGCAACCTGACTGGTTCGACATACAGATAATGGTTCAGATAGGGAATTATCGCTTCCCCTTTATCTACTTCAAAAGAAATATAATCAAAGGAATCAGAGAGTTTATACTCCCCGATAACTCTATTGCTCTACTGCCTGAAGAATGGTTTGAGAAATACAATGATTTAATGGCATTGGGGAGCAAACAAAAAGATAGTATTCGCTTACAGAAGGTACACTTTAAAGTGGTTGACGAACTAGAATCAGGCGAATATAATAAGGATATTGAAGAATTACTGAAAGGATTCCACGAAAAGAAAGAGTACTCTGTTCCTCCACGTATTAAGGCCACTCTTCGCTCTTACCAAAAAGAAGGATTTTCATGGATGGTTCATCTAAGGGAAAACAATTTCGGCGGATGTCTTGCAGATGATATGGGACTGGGTAAAACTTTGCAAACCATTACAGCACTGCAACACCTGTATAATCCTTTGGATATTAACACAAAAGAGATAATTACCTCTTACGACACTCACAAGGGCGACGCAACTGGACAATTATCTCTCTTTGGAGAAGATGAAAACAGAGAACTTACAGCTTCCGGAACAATTCTTTCCCCCGAAAGTGAGAATCCACTAACTCCACAAGGAATAAATTTTGCAGAACAGCTTTCGGCATCATTGGTCGTTGTCCCAACTTCTCTCCTTCCCAATTGGATAAAGGAAATCCGTAAATTCAGTTCATTAAGTACTTATGAGTATTCGGGAACAGGGAGGATAAGGAGTAAAGGAATAAAACGTATTTTTAATCACTACAATGTTGTGCTGACTACCTACGGAGTACTAAGAAATGACATTGAACTGCTGAAAGATTACCCGTTTGAATATGTAATTCTCGATGAAAGCCAGACTATTAAAAATCCGGATTCAGTGACATACAAATCGGCTATCAGTCTGAATGCCAATCATAGGCTTGTACTGACCGGTACTCCTATTGAGAACTCTCTGAAAGATTTATGGGCTCAGTTCAACTTTATCAATCCCGGGATGCTGGGAAGTGCAGAGAACTTTCGCAATCACTTCATCACACCTATTACCAAAGAGGGAAATACACGAATGGAGAGCCGTCTTCAGGAACTGATCAGACCGTTCTTTCTGAGAAGAACAAAAGAGCAGGTTGCCCCCGAGCTCCCATCGCTTACAGAAGAGGTCCGTTACTGTGAGATGTCACCCGAACAGGAGATGATCTACAAGAAAGAGAAAAACATTCTACGGAATACATTGATGGAGATTGACAGTAAAGAAGGATTGCAGAAAAACAGCTTCGTGGCCCTGCAGGGAATGACCCGACTACGTTTAATGGCAAACCACCCCCGTATGCTGAGTCCCGATTATACTTTCTCTTCAGGAAAGATGGAGCAAATACTCGAAGATTATGAAATGCTGATGAGCGAAGGGCACAAAGTGCTGATATTTTCTTCTTTTGTAAAATACTTACATCTTTTAGGAGAAGTATTTGATAAGAAGGGTTGGCGTTATGCGCTGCTAACCGGTCAGACAACCGATAGAGAGAAAGAAATAGCCCGCTTCTCAAACGAGAAGGATATCTATGCGTTCTTTATTTCACTGAAGGCAGGTGGTGTGGGGCTTAACTTAACGGAGGCAGATTACGTCTTCATCATTGACCCTTGGTGGAATCCGGCAGCAGAAATGCAGGCTGTGAGTAGAGCGCACCGCATAGGACAAACCAAGCAGGTAATGGTCTATCGCTTTATTACCATCAACACCATTGAAGAGAAGATTACCAGACTTCAGGAAAAAAAGAGCAAACTGGCAGGCAGCTTTATTACCTCCAATAATCCGCTGAAAACATTTGATGAGAAAGAATGGAAAGAGTTTATCGCTCTTTTCTGA
- a CDS encoding GH92 family glycosyl hydrolase, with protein MKQNYFITTLLLMILCCINKPANVLAKEEGFDPVEYVSPLVGTLSTFQLSTGNTYPAIARPWGMNFWVPQTGKMGDGWTYVYSANKIRGFKQTHQPSPWINDYGQFSIMPVVGAPVFDQEKRASWFSHKSEIAKPYYYKVYLADHDVVTEITPTERASMFRFTFPKSDSSFVVIDAFDKGSYIKIIPEENKIIGYTTKNSGGVPDNFKNYFVITFDKSFTYKYTFSGNDLKHDDELTDNHVGAVIGFKTRKGEVVHAKVASSFISIEQARQNLAELGNDSFDQVVSTGKTAWNKALSRIEVEGGSLDQYRTFYSCMYRSMLFPRKFYEIDSTGKVVHYSPYNGQVLPGYMYTDTGFWDTFRCLFPFLNLVYPSVNKEIQEGLINTYKESGFFPEWASPGHRECMVGNNSASILVDAYMKGVKVDDLETLYKGLIHGTESVHPKVKSTGRLGYEYYNKLGYVPYNVGINENAARTLEYAYDDWCIYKLAKELKRPQKEINLFAKRAMNYKNLFDPETRLMRGKNADGKFMSPFSPLKWGDAFTEGNSWHYTWSVFHDPQGLINLMGGKESFVSMLDSVFTVPPIFDESYYGQVIHEIREMQIMNMGNYAHGNQPIQHMIYMYNYAGQPWKAQYWLREVMNRMYTPGPDGYCGDEDNGQTSAWYVFSAMGFYPVCPGSNEYVLGAPLFKKTTISFENGNKMVINAPTNSQENRYIESMTLNGKTCTRNFLTHAELLSGGEINIKMSNTPNYKRGVNPEDFPYSFSVNEKK; from the coding sequence ATGAAACAGAATTACTTTATTACAACACTTCTTTTGATGATACTTTGCTGTATAAACAAACCAGCCAATGTTTTAGCAAAAGAAGAAGGTTTTGATCCTGTGGAATATGTAAGTCCACTTGTTGGGACTTTGTCCACTTTTCAGTTATCAACAGGAAATACCTACCCAGCAATTGCACGCCCATGGGGAATGAACTTTTGGGTACCTCAGACAGGTAAAATGGGTGATGGATGGACCTATGTGTATAGTGCAAATAAAATACGCGGGTTTAAACAAACTCATCAACCAAGTCCTTGGATTAACGATTATGGGCAATTCTCTATAATGCCTGTGGTTGGTGCTCCGGTTTTTGATCAGGAAAAACGTGCAAGCTGGTTTTCGCATAAGTCAGAAATTGCAAAACCTTACTATTACAAGGTTTATCTTGCCGATCATGATGTGGTAACCGAAATTACTCCAACCGAAAGAGCTTCCATGTTTCGTTTTACTTTCCCTAAAAGCGACAGCTCGTTTGTGGTTATTGATGCTTTTGATAAAGGTTCATATATCAAAATAATCCCGGAAGAAAATAAGATTATTGGCTACACAACAAAAAACAGCGGAGGCGTTCCGGACAATTTTAAAAATTACTTTGTGATTACTTTTGATAAGTCGTTTACTTATAAATATACCTTTTCCGGCAATGACTTGAAGCACGATGATGAGCTGACTGACAATCATGTGGGTGCTGTAATTGGATTCAAGACAAGAAAGGGAGAAGTGGTTCATGCCAAAGTTGCATCTTCCTTTATAAGCATTGAGCAAGCCCGGCAAAACTTAGCGGAACTTGGAAATGATAGTTTCGACCAGGTTGTATCAACAGGGAAAACAGCATGGAATAAGGCTTTGAGTCGTATTGAAGTTGAAGGTGGTTCATTGGATCAGTACCGTACGTTTTACTCTTGTATGTACCGTTCTATGCTTTTCCCACGCAAGTTCTACGAAATAGATTCAACAGGTAAAGTTGTGCATTACAGTCCCTACAATGGTCAGGTTTTGCCTGGTTATATGTATACCGATACAGGATTCTGGGATACTTTTCGTTGTCTGTTTCCTTTCCTGAATCTTGTATATCCATCTGTAAACAAGGAAATCCAGGAAGGACTTATCAACACGTACAAAGAAAGCGGATTTTTCCCTGAATGGGCAAGCCCGGGACATCGGGAATGTATGGTTGGAAATAACTCCGCTTCCATTTTGGTTGATGCCTATATGAAAGGAGTGAAAGTAGACGACCTGGAGACGTTGTATAAAGGATTGATTCACGGCACCGAAAGTGTGCATCCTAAAGTGAAATCCACAGGAAGACTAGGATACGAATACTACAACAAACTAGGTTATGTTCCCTATAACGTAGGAATTAACGAAAATGCAGCTCGTACGCTGGAGTATGCATATGATGACTGGTGTATCTACAAACTGGCCAAAGAACTGAAGCGCCCTCAAAAAGAGATTAACCTCTTTGCTAAAAGAGCTATGAATTATAAAAATCTGTTCGATCCCGAAACGCGATTGATGAGAGGAAAGAATGCGGATGGAAAGTTTATGTCTCCGTTTTCGCCGTTGAAATGGGGAGATGCCTTTACTGAAGGAAACAGTTGGCATTACACTTGGTCGGTTTTCCATGACCCTCAGGGATTAATCAATCTGATGGGAGGTAAGGAGAGTTTTGTGAGTATGCTCGACTCGGTCTTTACTGTGCCACCAATATTTGATGAAAGTTATTATGGACAGGTGATTCATGAAATCCGTGAAATGCAGATAATGAACATGGGAAATTATGCACATGGCAACCAGCCTATACAGCATATGATTTATATGTATAACTATGCGGGTCAGCCATGGAAAGCACAATACTGGCTGCGTGAAGTGATGAACCGGATGTATACTCCCGGTCCTGATGGTTATTGTGGAGACGAAGACAACGGGCAGACTTCGGCATGGTACGTTTTTTCTGCAATGGGTTTTTATCCGGTATGTCCGGGCTCAAACGAATATGTACTAGGTGCACCGTTATTTAAAAAGACAACCATCTCGTTTGAAAACGGAAACAAAATGGTAATCAATGCACCAACAAACAGTCAGGAAAACCGCTACATAGAATCGATGACATTGAATGGCAAAACATGTACCAGAAACTTCCTGACACATGCAGAACTTCTTTCTGGTGGAGAAATCAATATTAAGATGAGTAATACTCCTAATTATAAACGTGGGGTTAACCCGGAAGATTTCCCTTATTCTTTTTCTGTAAACGAAAAGAAGTGA
- the sucC gene encoding ADP-forming succinate--CoA ligase subunit beta: MKIHEYQAKNLFSSYGIPVEKHILCHSIEDALAAYAALKMEKVMLKAQVLSGGRGKAGGVKLAKSITDVATCADNMLQMKINELPVNKILVSEAVNIESEFYLSFSIDRRNKSVIMMLSSEGGIDIEEVAKYTPENIYRVNIDPFVGMPDYLARRIAFFLFDDMELVSQLVEILQNLYLLFIEKDALLAEINPLVLTESGNLVAADAKLVFDDSALYRQEDICFFSEPTPQEEIELHAKAKGFNYIPMNGDIGCMVNGAGLAMATLDMIKENDGYPANFLDIGGSSNQKKILEAMKFLLQDNQVKVILVNIFGGITRCDDVANGLLKAYEELHSDVPVVVRLTGTNEEEARELLRNSDFLVAQTMLEAIKMAVNESIKAG; encoded by the coding sequence ATGAAAATACACGAATATCAAGCTAAAAATCTTTTTTCTTCATATGGCATTCCTGTGGAAAAACATATTTTGTGCCATAGTATAGAGGATGCACTAGCTGCTTATGCAGCCTTGAAAATGGAAAAAGTGATGCTTAAGGCACAAGTCCTTTCCGGAGGAAGAGGTAAAGCGGGTGGTGTGAAGTTGGCCAAGAGCATTACAGATGTTGCTACTTGTGCAGATAATATGCTTCAAATGAAGATAAATGAGTTGCCGGTAAATAAAATACTGGTTAGTGAGGCTGTGAATATTGAATCGGAATTTTATCTGAGTTTCAGCATAGACAGAAGAAATAAATCGGTTATTATGATGTTGAGTTCTGAAGGTGGGATAGATATTGAGGAGGTGGCTAAGTATACTCCTGAAAATATATATCGTGTCAATATAGATCCTTTTGTAGGAATGCCCGATTATCTTGCAAGGAGAATTGCTTTCTTCCTCTTTGACGATATGGAACTTGTTTCTCAATTGGTTGAAATCCTGCAGAACCTCTATCTGTTGTTTATAGAGAAGGACGCGCTCCTGGCAGAGATTAATCCGCTTGTATTAACTGAATCCGGGAATTTGGTTGCTGCAGATGCGAAACTGGTGTTTGATGACAGTGCTCTTTATCGTCAGGAGGATATCTGCTTCTTTTCGGAACCCACTCCACAGGAAGAAATAGAGCTTCATGCAAAAGCTAAAGGGTTTAATTACATTCCCATGAATGGGGATATTGGTTGTATGGTAAATGGCGCCGGACTGGCAATGGCAACTCTGGATATGATTAAAGAAAATGATGGTTATCCGGCTAATTTTCTGGATATAGGAGGTAGTTCAAACCAGAAAAAGATTCTCGAGGCAATGAAATTTCTTTTGCAGGATAACCAGGTGAAGGTGATTCTTGTGAATATTTTCGGCGGGATTACCCGTTGCGATGATGTAGCAAATGGCCTTTTGAAGGCCTATGAAGAGTTGCATTCGGATGTTCCAGTGGTTGTGAGGCTTACCGGTACCAATGAGGAAGAGGCCAGAGAATTGCTTCGTAATTCTGATTTTCTGGTGGCTCAGACAATGCTTGAAGCTATTAAAATGGCTGTAAACGAATCAATAAAAGCCGGTTAG